The nucleotide window TGGCGTTGATCGCACCGACGACCTGCAGCGGATGCTCACTGGCCACGGCGTCACGGAAACGCTGACCGGCAGTAGTAAGAGTCATGCATTACCCCTTTCATGTGGTTGTTGCGAAGCGCCACGGAAGTGGCGCTCGACATTGCGCTTGGAAGCGGCGATATGGCGGCGCATCAGCAGCTCCGCCAGTTCGCCATCGCGGTCGGCGATGGCATCGAGAATACGGTGATGTTCGGCGAACGCCTGATGCGGCCGGTTCGGCGTGGTGGAGAACTGGATGCGGTACATGCGCACCAGCTGATAAAGCTCGTCGCACAGCAGCTTGGCCAGGGTGCGATTGCCACTGCCCTGGATGATCCGGTAGTGGAAATCGAAATCGCCTTCCTGCTGGTAGTAGCCGACGCCGGCCTGGAACGCCTCGTCGCGCTCATGAGTACCCAGCACCCGACGCAGCTCGTCGA belongs to Pseudomonas phenolilytica and includes:
- a CDS encoding GntR family transcriptional regulator; the protein is MLDSLDAPAGAQVDSGTLSEHVFRHIQAAIVKGEIAPGSKISEPELARTYGISRGPLREAMHRLEGQKLLVRVPHVGARVVSLSHAELIELYEIRESLEGMACRLAAERMSEAEIDELRRVLGTHERDEAFQAGVGYYQQEGDFDFHYRIIQGSGNRTLAKLLCDELYQLVRMYRIQFSTTPNRPHQAFAEHHRILDAIADRDGELAELLMRRHIAASKRNVERHFRGASQQPHERGNA